In Methanothermobacter sp., the genomic stretch GGGGGTCAGGGAGAACCTCCAGCGCTGGAGGGAGATGTTTGAGATGCCAGAGGGCTCAGCGGTTGTGAGGGTTAAGACCGACCTCCAGCACCCCAACCCGGCCATAAGGGACTGGGTTTCAATGAGGATAGTGGAGGCCGAACACCCCCGCACAGGTACACGCTACAGGGTGTACCCCATGATGAACTTCTCGGTTGCAGTGGACGACCACCTCCTCGGGGTGACCCATGTCCTCAGGGGCAAGGACCACCTTGCAAACAGTGAAAAACAGGAGTACCTTTACAGGCACATGGGCTGGGAGCCCCCTGTATTCATACACTACGGGCGCCTTAAGATGGATGACATTGCACTGAGCACATCAGGGGCAAGGGAGGGAATAATCGAGGGCAAATACTCTGGCTGGGACGACCCCCGCCTTGGAACCATCAGGGCCATCGCAAGGAGGGGTATAAGGCCTGAGGCGATAAGGAAACTCATGGTTGAGATCGGTGTCAAGATAGCGGACTCCACCATGAGCTGGAAGAAGATCTACGGTCTCAACAGGAACATACTTGAGGAAGAAGCCAGGAGGTACTTCTTCGCGGCAGACCCTGTTAAGTTTGAAATAGGGGGGCTGCCAGGACCCATCAGGGTTGAACGACCTCTGCACCCTGATAAACCTGAACTGGGTAACCGCATCCTCGAGCTGAATGGAGACGTGTACCTCCCCCGCGGGGACCTCAGGGAGGGTCCTCTCAGGTTAATAGATGCTGTTAACGTGATCTACTCTGATGGTGAACTCAGATACCACAGTGAGGGCATCGAGGAGGCAAGGAAGCTGCAGGCAGCGATGATACACTGGGTTCCAGCTGAATCAGCCCTCAAGGCAGTGGTTGTGATGCCTGACGCCTCAGAGATTGAGGGTGTCATTGAGGGAGATGCCTCAGAACTTGAGGTTGATGATGTGGTACAGCTTGAAAGATTCGGCTTTGCCAGGGTGGATTCATCCGGAGAGAGACTGGTATTCTATTATGCCCATAAATGAATGGGAACCTCTTTCAACCATTTTCTTGAAGGCTTCAGTGGACAGATTAAACAGGTAGACGTCGAAGACGCACGGCTTGTCTGTGAGCGAGATCGTCTTTCAGTGGACAGATTAAACAGGTAGACGTCGAAGACGCACGGCTTGTCTGTGAGCGAGATCGTCTTTCAGTGGACAGATTAAACAGGTAGACTCTACTGCGAGCACACATAAATTTAATTATAATGGCGAAAAGATCTGAAACTGTCAGTAGATCTTCGGGTTCACACTTCGTTCTGGGGGGGTAATGATGAACAGACTTGAACTTGCCAGGAAGTTTTCAGAGTCACTGAATTATCCTGAAATAGAAAAAATAATCCTTTTCGGGTCCGTTGCCAGGGGGGATGATAGAGAGGGCTCTGATATAGACATAATCATAATCTCCACAAAAAAAACTGAAATAAAGGATAAGGTCATAAGGAAGGCGCGCGATATACTCCTCAGCACAGGTGTCCATATTTCAGTTAAGGTCATTTCCCCGGAGGAATACAGGTTTCTGGGGGACACCCATTTCATCTCCACAATAAGGAAAGAGGGTGTGGTGCTTGGGTGATGAGGAAATTTTAATGGAAAAGGCAGTCAGGAAACTTGAGGCTGCCAGAACACTGTGCCAACATGGATTCTATGGAGATGCTGTAAGCAGAGCATACTACGCAATGTTCTTTGCAGCAAGAGCGCTGCTATCACGGAGGAACATTTACCCGAAGACTCACAGGGGATTGATTTCACAGTTTGGACTCAAATTCGTAAAGAATGGGGGATTCCAGAAGGAGATATTTGACATACTTCTGAGGGCATATGAAGATAGGGAAGAGGCTGATTATGGTATTCTTTCAGAAATAGATCAGAAAGAGGCAATTATTATAATCAAGGGAGCATGGAAGTTCGTTGAGGAATGTAAATCATTTAAATAAATATATGCATCCTATTGATGGCCTCCAGTATCTTTAATGAGTACTGTAACTGGTTTTATTACCCATCCCGACTGCAGCTGTTTATACAGCAATTTTTATTAACTCCCGTATACTACATGATAATATCATTCTTCTTCAGGGACCTACCTGAAATTAGTTTCTGAGAGGTTAAATCATGGTGACGGTAAACGAAAACTACCTGCTGCTTAAAAGCAGTTACATATTCTCTGAGATAAACAGGAGAGTGGAGGACTTCCAGAGGAAAAACCCCGACGCCGATGTGATAAGGATGGGTATAGGGGATGTTACAAGGCCCCTCCCCTCTGCGGTGGTGGAGGCCTTCCACAGGGCCGTTGATGAGATGGCACAGGAGGAAACCTTCAGGGGATATGGGCCTGAACAGGGCTACCC encodes the following:
- a CDS encoding HEPN domain-containing protein, whose protein sequence is MGDEEILMEKAVRKLEAARTLCQHGFYGDAVSRAYYAMFFAARALLSRRNIYPKTHRGLISQFGLKFVKNGGFQKEIFDILLRAYEDREEADYGILSEIDQKEAIIIIKGAWKFVEECKSFK
- the gltX gene encoding glutamate--tRNA ligase, which gives rise to MMMVEDLVYRYALMNAVKHKGKANPGAVMGAVMSNEPELRRRAPEVKEAVQAAVEKVNSLTPEEQQSEMERLGLEIRERKQKKRQGLRDLPDVKGEVVLRFAPNPSGPLHIGHARAAILNHEYARMYDGRLILRIEDTDPRRVDPEAYDMIPSDLEWLGVEWDETVIQSDRMETYYEYTERLIERGGAYVCTCTPEAFRKLKNEGMACHCRELGVRENLQRWREMFEMPEGSAVVRVKTDLQHPNPAIRDWVSMRIVEAEHPRTGTRYRVYPMMNFSVAVDDHLLGVTHVLRGKDHLANSEKQEYLYRHMGWEPPVFIHYGRLKMDDIALSTSGAREGIIEGKYSGWDDPRLGTIRAIARRGIRPEAIRKLMVEIGVKIADSTMSWKKIYGLNRNILEEEARRYFFAADPVKFEIGGLPGPIRVERPLHPDKPELGNRILELNGDVYLPRGDLREGPLRLIDAVNVIYSDGELRYHSEGIEEARKLQAAMIHWVPAESALKAVVVMPDASEIEGVIEGDASELEVDDVVQLERFGFARVDSSGERLVFYYAHK
- a CDS encoding nucleotidyltransferase domain-containing protein, whose translation is MNRLELARKFSESLNYPEIEKIILFGSVARGDDREGSDIDIIIISTKKTEIKDKVIRKARDILLSTGVHISVKVISPEEYRFLGDTHFISTIRKEGVVLG